The sequence TTATGAaaagaattttttctttttttctatgaaAAAGAATATACAGATACTTGTTACAATATttgaaagcaaaataattattgattaaatattggTTGTACAGTGCGAAAGGAATaagcttattaaaaaaaaagaaaagaaaagaaaaaaaggcaaaagaataaaagttgatttttgagaattaagGGAATCTTTGGTTCATATGTATGAACTTCTAAGAACAAATAAATTCCAATATATGTGGTCTCTTTTGTGATAAAGATGAAATGCAATTGTGAAAaagaactttttaaaaaaaaaaaattatttgaaacaaCATAGGTACTTATTACGATATTTGATAGCAATCGACTATATGTATGTATTGTTTCTACAACGCAAAAGAATaagcttattaaaaaaaaagaaaaaggcaaaagcATGACctgatttttgagaattaagAAGAATCTTTGGACCaactattatttatattgttgtgtgaatttctaagaaaaaaacaaattccaatGTTTGTGGTCTCTTATtatcatatgtatgtatatatacaatttggttAAAGAAGTCTGCTTTTGTTGCATAATTTCTTGTTATCATATACATTCCTTCACGGCTTCACAAGCCAGATGAAAGTTTTATGAAAAAGGTTTTGATTTTTCGCTTATATAAATAATCGACCTCATGCAAAAGACTCCGTCCAAATATGTCATATTTGATGAGAATGGAGCATATAAGGAGAACAATATTTTACAAGTCACAAAATCCACTATTATTCATAGCAGAAAACTTCAATAAGAGAAAAGCATATGCTTCTTCTTCACCACAAAGTGTAGAGGAAGAAGTTCATTGTTGATGGGTTCATTAATTTCCAATTGCATGCCATTTGGGTATATGTCATTGTTATAATTAGACAATATTCTTTATTTCGGTTTTTCCAAATGGGAGTGCCAAATTTGTCAACGGAATTGGActctgttttttaaaataatgtatatctaaataataatttgacaTTAGAGCTCATTTTATGGTGATGGCCAAGTAACAGAAAAaagataagtttaattaaatataatttaaaattaacgttgctatatttttgcatttgcaATTGAAAtgctaatgttaaaatttggtATGGAAAAaacttgataaatatatatgattaataattttttgtacattatgattgattataattttaaaatggatTGTACATTTacaccatttaaatttaaataatattaaattctatgtcatcaaaataaaaatccatattATACTCTAAAAATAACTTAGATTCGAAAACGTAAGGCTAAGACTTCAGTTCTGTGTTGATTTTATGGAAACTTTTGCTTCTATAGCAACagtaaaaactataaaaatgaCTGTTTTAGCCGTTCGGACATAAAcggtgttttattttattttttttaatgaaggaGGTGTACACATTAgctgaagaaatttttttttttttaatcgaaatTCATTCACTGATTTTGTAGAATcgtttattttacatttttgttaTTGGATcatgtaatattatttaataaattaatttgaattagtTTTGCGGACGGTTGAATAATAAAAGTCATTCATTTCTCGAACAATGATAATCCTCCAcctatatcaaaataaatacatagataaactaattaaaacatGAAATTACTAAGTTTACTATGGCATGGCAATACAAATTATTCCGCCAGTTATGCTTGAATGGGTCCAGAACATTGTCTCTATCGATGAGCTGCAACTTGTTTAACTCTTCACTGTCCCTCCATCTCCCCAACTGCACCTTTGAATTCCGAGATAGCTAATTATTctagttttcaaattaattatttaattaaccttaataatttataaatgttttatatacaaattaaattgCCATTCCCTttcaattttccaattttttggcTTTATGTGTAACAAATTAACTATAAAATGAGTTGTCACATATTAAATAAAGAAGGTCTCCAGCTGTTAAGTCATGTCATGTGATATCTCCCTAAACATTGATAAaagcatattaaaaatttagcactaaggaaaaaaataataataaaaaggtggaaaaaaaagaaacgaaaaaagaCCATTATTAAATGTCATTTGACTTTTGAGTTAAAATGATGAACTTGCAAGGTGGGAAAAATCAAATGGATCTTATTTTGCACAATGACAGAGTAAAGGATGCTAAGTCAAGCACCCGACAAACacatgaaattaaaatatttattttataggagtgagcgATTGATAGAGCTcttgctgatttttttttttctttttttttttttgggggagagTTGACTTGGATATTAACCCACTGCTGTGAATCCTCCATCAATACTAATAATCTGTCCATTGATGTATGAAGCAGCAGGCAGGCAAAGGTAAGCCACCAGCGATGAAACTTCATTCGCCTCGGCAAGCCGACGGATCGGAGTTCGCATCATTAGAGGAATATATTCATTGGTATTTGGATTGTCCTGATCATGCAAAACCAACCTTagtaatattatatacataatcaTTACTCATTATTTTCATCGGCAGAATTCTATCCAAAATGATCTCAAAACAATTgtgatattatatatgttgCAGAACGTCTTTATTGATGATCTTGAACAAATTTCTCACAAATgaggacaaaaaaattaatacatatatgttgcatttagttatttattaggTCAGAGTAATAGTTTTGAAAAAGACTCCCATCATAATTTTTGGATTGAAAGCCTTCatttttaaaaagcaaaattcAATGGCTATTATAAAACTTCTTAAATCATATACACCAATTTTTTATTACactgatgtgtatatatatatatatttttcatataaattaaaaagtgaTTTGTGGAACATATTATACAAACTGAACAGAATTGAAAGCTTATACAGGGTGTTTTGAAGGTATATACTGGTTTGACTATCGTGGTATTGACACCCCATGGTGCTACTGCATTTGTTCGAATGCCGTCTTTTGTCCATTCAGATGCCAAGTTCTTTGTAAGTTGGTTGATAGCTcctatatgtacacacacacaataATACCCTGTTTAATATTTTGTTGGAATCAACTAACAAAAGCACTTTAATTCTTTAAATTTACTTCCAAaatatgacatatatatatatatatatatataaacctttGGATGCTGCATATATGGAAAGTTTGGGTAAAGCTATGAGACCAGCAATGGAAGAAATGAATACAATACTTGCAGCTCCTGATGCCTTCAATAGAGGGTGTGAAATTTGGCTTAGATGGTACGGAGACTCAACATTAGTCTCCATTATAGTTAAGAAATCTTCATGTGTGTATTCCTTTGCATCTTTAAGTGTCACAGTTGCAGCGTTGTTTACCTGATCACAGCACCACATGAAAAATGGCCTTGCCTATTTCAAcattatataaacaatttatatacatatatatattttttaaaaatatgactTTAACACTAAACTGATCCCATCAACATTGACAAAGTCCGcgcataacaaaattaatagttAATTGATGTCgaacaactaaaagaaaaaaaataaaaattaaaagcatcaAAATTTACTTACAAGGATGTTGAGCTTTCCATCGAAAACAGAAGAGACGGTCTTTATGAGCTCCTCTCGCTGAGAAATTGAAGTCAGGTCGCAAACTGAGCCACTAACCTTGAACCCTTTGCTCTCCCATTCTTGTAGCCTCTGATTGATCTCTGTTTGGTTACGAGAACAGGTATGTACGGTCGCCCCAAGGCCTGCTAGCTCTTCTACTATAGCATATCTGAATCCCAAATTTTCCAAAtcgataaattttgaaaaattaaaattaaaatgtaagaaattagttaaataaataaagagccATAAGAGAAACAGAGATAGATAGAGAGAACTAACCCAATGCCTCTTGTTCCACCAGTGACGAGGGCAGTCATACCCTTTAATGACCATCTCTGGTTTCTGAAACCTGGACCTGGCTCTGCCTCTGCCATTTTTGTTTAAGCAAACATATTGGGGATAagcacaaacaaataaaaatacgcGTAAATGGAGGAGTCTATATCaaagttatatttataaaatataacccaCCCAAAGCCGGCCTTtggaattaccaaaaaaaaaaaaaaagctggccTTTGGCTTTGTCAAACTATGATATTTAATTCCAGTATTATGCAAAACCATGCATCATGTTGTAATTTATATAAgattttgtttaataaaataaataagacaaaaatgaaattatgggGTTTAGTGTCaagttttgattattttaaaatttggaagTTTCTTTGCCGCCTATTTGTTAATGCTACATGTGGTTTATCTGTATTCTCACATGTACTTTTCCAATCATGATCAAttgtgaaatataaaaaaagacaaagtattaaaaaatctataagaaTATTTATCAACTAACAAAgtatcattattaatcatatttatttttaaaaacaattatttatatatattttaattatttaattttttaataaaaataaataaaaataaataaaaatattagacttgctaaaatatttacATTAAATTACAATACCATGCAagaattgttattaatatttaattaatttgactgcattatattatatttaaaaacacCTCCCAAATAAAGGAATGGCAATATGataataaatcctaaaaattaaataaataaataataataataataataataataatatggtaataaattctaaaaattaaataaataataataataatatgataataaatcctaaaaattaaataaataaataaataataataataataataaaaggttcAGACGCACATGTTGGATTGTAAAGTGAGTGAGTGTTGGGCGAGTCAACGAGTGATTGCTGCCAACATTTCTCTGCCTCCAAAACGGCCACATGCCAAAGCAAAAAGAAATGCTCTTTTTCTATTACAGATTGGGGGAATTAAACctcaaaattgaaaatacatTCTCAATTTACTATCGTTAAActtatgaatataaaaaataaaaaatatcttcttttATAGTCTAAAGTTCAACTACAACTACAGTTTCtttgaaatatacaaaatttatatccTTACATAAACactctaataataatatttgcgCTTTTCCATTATGAATTAAAATAtccttaataattatatatatatatatatatatatatatatttgctttaaAAAGGGTGTCTCTTACTTATGGAAAGTGACTGCTATTTTCAGACAAAGAAGCTAATGTTTCCTCTTTACAACTTTCTTCAACACACCAccgttttctctcttttttttatttttttattttctctctctttatcttggTTCATAATTTCAACCCTCCGAACcttaattttttcttctcttattCCCGTCCAGGTCTACACTTTTCTTCTCCATCTTTAACCTCTctgcaaaactttttttttttttttaacccactTCCATTCTCATTTCCCTCTCTCaacaaacatgaaaaaaaaatagatgataaaaccactaatgaaaaaaatagatgGGAAAAACACAAACATTCTCACCCAATTGATAATATAAACCTGAATAAATTATTAACGACTCAGCGTAAGAGAAAATTATTCTTTACCCATTATCATaaccaaagtttaaaaaatcaaaattttttatgcaaAGTTTGCAAACATTtccatattttaaaagaatacaaaagaaatttttatttcaaataaaaatagataaaattttaaaaaatttcattgaaatttttaatatttttataaaatttctatcgaaatttttatcaaagattCACATCagttttttcacaattttgtcaaaaaaaaaatcataatttctataaaaaattttgacatttctgcagaaatttctattaaatttacttatttaaaatttttttttttattaaatgtgtTTTTTTCCCGAGAAGGGGAAAGGTCAGGCTgtttagaaattttaattttactcgAACGCGTCGTTTTATGTAATATCCATTTAAAAAGCAAACACATTAGCTTTTGTCTAAAATATGTGATAAAATTAAGTAGTCTTTAGATCATTTCTTTCTATATAatcttttcataaataaatttttaacatataatataaatagaataaaaaattaaaaatattaaattatatcaatcattttaaaatcacattaattacaattttatcacatattaaaaatttataaaaataaatagtccAAAaaccagaaattttttttccctaaaataCACATAGAacgctttttcttttcttgagtAATAACGCATAAACTTCTCTTGATTAGTACACGACACGCATTTTAATAGCAAATTTATATATAGCCGTGAAAGATAGGATATTTGGCCAGATAGAATATTGGTATTACTAAGTTACTATTAACCAATACCAAGTCAATGCCCACTTTCTTTAGGATGATGTGTTATTGCATTGTCGAactaaaaggttttttttttttttaattactgttTAATTAAGCATATGAACTTTGTACCTAATGAAATAAAAAGCA comes from Ziziphus jujuba cultivar Dongzao chromosome 6, ASM3175591v1 and encodes:
- the LOC125419104 gene encoding tropinone reductase homolog isoform X2, coding for MAEAEPGPGFRNQRWSLKGMTALVTGGTRGIGYAIVEELAGLGATVHTCSRNQTEINQRLQEWESKGFKVSGSVCDLTSISQREELIKTVSSVFDGKLNILVNNAATVTLKDAKEYTHEDFLTIMETNVESPYHLSQISHPLLKASGAASIVFISSIAGLIALPKLSIYAASKGAINQLTKNLASEWTKDGIRTNAVAPWGVNTTIVKPDNPNTNEYIPLMMRTPIRRLAEANEVSSLVAYLCLPAASYINGQIISIDGGFTAVG
- the LOC125419104 gene encoding tropinone reductase homolog isoform X1, with the translated sequence MAEAEPGPGFRNQRWSLKGMTALVTGGTRGIGYAIVEELAGLGATVHTCSRNQTEINQRLQEWESKGFKVSGSVCDLTSISQREELIKTVSSVFDGKLNILARPFFMWCCDQVNNAATVTLKDAKEYTHEDFLTIMETNVESPYHLSQISHPLLKASGAASIVFISSIAGLIALPKLSIYAASKGAINQLTKNLASEWTKDGIRTNAVAPWGVNTTIVKPDNPNTNEYIPLMMRTPIRRLAEANEVSSLVAYLCLPAASYINGQIISIDGGFTAVG